One Aegilops tauschii subsp. strangulata cultivar AL8/78 chromosome 7, Aet v6.0, whole genome shotgun sequence genomic window carries:
- the LOC109761013 gene encoding uncharacterized protein isoform X2 produces MAKLVRHDVTIPPQITQLIGQKYKLMVSISKKWKLKNGEDLSFQVNRIAETYKPELPPSVSAVASGSGKDALVNNVCGEQLPVLGPAISSGPNTPPPTGFLPGSPAAQAHTHASIGKITPSTPSPRYCSVAPKRGARRSLFGKSLKGKSDVMLGDATTSAQDGVEAVVDDSSMTVEEKDVDAVPIRPKRSPSGSKGLGHQRNNRSNALSAVLADVVCK; encoded by the exons ATGGCCAAACTTGTGAGGCATGACGTTACTATTCCACCACAGATAACTCAGCTCATCGGGCAGAAGTATAAGCTCATGGTCTCCATATCAAAAAAATGGAAGCTCAAAAATGGCGAGGATTTGTCATTCCAGGTCAATAGAATTGCAGAAACCTACAAACCTGAGTTGCCTCCCTCTGTCAGTGCTGTTGCTTCTGGATCTGGCAAGGATGCATTGGTCAACAATGTTTGTGGTGAACAACTCCCTGTCTTGGGACCGGCTATATCGTCTGGACCAAACACACCTCCTCCCACGGGTTTTCTACCTGGTTCTCCTGCAGCTCAG GCACACACACATGCTTCTATTGGCAAAATCACCCCCTCAACTCCATCTCCACGGTACTG CTCTGTTGCCCCGAAGCGTGGCGCAAGGCGCTCTTTGTTTGGTAAATCTTTGAAAGGAAAGTCTGACGTCATGCTAGGCGATGCTACTACATCTGCCCAG GATGGCGTGGAAGCTGTGGTGGATGATTCTTCCATGACTGTTGAAGAGAAAGATGTTGATGCGGTACCCATTAGGCCCAAAAG GTCCCCGTCCGGTAGCAAGGGTCTGGGCCACCAAAGAAACAACAGAAGTAATGCCCTTTCTGCAGTGCTTGCAGATGTCGTTTGTAAATAA
- the LOC109761013 gene encoding uncharacterized protein isoform X3, with the protein MAKLVRHDVTIPPQITQLIGQKYKLMVSISKKWKLKNGEDLSFQVNRIAETYKPELPPSVSAVASGSGKDALVNNVCGEQLPVLGPAISSGPNTPPPTGFLPGSPAAQAHTHASIGKITPSTPSPRSVAPKRGARRSLFGKSLKGKSDVMLGDATTSAQDGVEAVVDDSSMTVEEKDVDAVPIRPKRSPSGSKGLGHQRNNRSNALSAVLADVVCK; encoded by the exons ATGGCCAAACTTGTGAGGCATGACGTTACTATTCCACCACAGATAACTCAGCTCATCGGGCAGAAGTATAAGCTCATGGTCTCCATATCAAAAAAATGGAAGCTCAAAAATGGCGAGGATTTGTCATTCCAGGTCAATAGAATTGCAGAAACCTACAAACCTGAGTTGCCTCCCTCTGTCAGTGCTGTTGCTTCTGGATCTGGCAAGGATGCATTGGTCAACAATGTTTGTGGTGAACAACTCCCTGTCTTGGGACCGGCTATATCGTCTGGACCAAACACACCTCCTCCCACGGGTTTTCTACCTGGTTCTCCTGCAGCTCAG GCACACACACATGCTTCTATTGGCAAAATCACCCCCTCAACTCCATCTCCACG CTCTGTTGCCCCGAAGCGTGGCGCAAGGCGCTCTTTGTTTGGTAAATCTTTGAAAGGAAAGTCTGACGTCATGCTAGGCGATGCTACTACATCTGCCCAG GATGGCGTGGAAGCTGTGGTGGATGATTCTTCCATGACTGTTGAAGAGAAAGATGTTGATGCGGTACCCATTAGGCCCAAAAG GTCCCCGTCCGGTAGCAAGGGTCTGGGCCACCAAAGAAACAACAGAAGTAATGCCCTTTCTGCAGTGCTTGCAGATGTCGTTTGTAAATAA